The genomic segment tgctttggggtgacattgatcagtctctattctgacggttataaggagttttcttgatcataaaggatacaaaacaccttcagaATGTTTACATGtgttagtttatcaattttatctttattttaaacgttttattttaaaaatatttataatcgaaaaaagaactatgatgctgcatacatttaggggcaaaaattgtaataattgctaaatagtttgagcttcaaaatacaaatgaaattttaccttcacacattctccTTGGTCCTCCCACTatttcctttttcattttttgttcaaagttaccgatttgatagggttcctatccatttatCCAATACTGGCTTACTGTTGGAAAAtgtcctatttttttaaatatcaaaaatttatcattaaattactATAAACATtgcactataactgttcattTACAAAGGAAAATAGTTGTTCTTTCTCATTAAATAACCCGTTTgcatctaaatgctttttggtatcatcaggagagctgtttgtttgcgagctttggaaaaaattgatattttaagattttgaaattaaatttttactaacagaaataCAAACATGATTTGCCTATTTGATagtcaattaataggctttcaaacgtagaaaacagttttttaaatttcaaaccatagactgagttattgatgattatgtggaaaagtttattgttggtcaaatttaccccggtgatcaaagttaccccgttttacggtacctttgaaaattcgccataaattctgtgttttgatttttgaaaatcttaaattgcaaaaatgtgccaaattacgtcgacttttcaatcattttttcaaaattcatctggtgtgaattaaacaattttaacggGTCAGTGATTGAAATGTACGGTTATCACACCACTAGGTTGTGGTCAtggtctgaaaaaaaattaaaaaatatatattcttaTGTGCAGCGTATAGcttaaaacttcagctttcttagaCACAAAGTGAAGTTTTTTTGAGAATTCTGTGGCTGATCTCCAGTTTTTTCTTAAGCATGGTTTACCGATTTTtattcttagactttgaataacggaaaactgaagttgTTGTAGCTCAATAAGTTGTTGTAGCTCAAATATATATATTTGtctgaaaacatatttgagttacatgacgaggtttccaaaactataattttattaaaaatcgtttgaaaaacaagagagatatattggttttagttaAGAGTGTCAAATTAACAAGGCGACCCTCTAAACACCTcctcaaaattaagaaatttgcttaaaaagcaaaaaaaactaatccttcataaaatcataattattCTTGGCAAACACTTTAAAGATTTTCTGGCTGAATCAAAGtgagaatttgaattcaaaagacaatttttttgaagacaGATAGTTGTTTTTAGCAAAgcagaaattgttaaaaataaattctttttagTTCATTTATGTGGAAAATCCAATATATCACTTAACTACTTTGTATCAAACTTTTTTCGTGTAGATTAAAAcgccaaaaaaaacaaacgacaaaattttatctaaataatCGTGACTAGACAGACATCCTTCAATCTAGATGTCTGTGTAAGTGAAACGCCTGTTTTCACTTTCCTGAAACAATCGTATTCTATGCTTAAAGGGACAATAATACCGAGCTTTTCATTGATAAACGATGATACGCAAGAAAGTCGAATCACGAAACGTGAAATAGATAACTTTTTACAAGTTTATTTTGTTGATGTATTAGAGAAGTCTCACAGATAACCGAAATTATCCATATCTCGAATCACACCGCCCGTTCGATTACGATACTTCAACTGGTGAACGATCAAACCGTTATCAACAACAACTTCTTTTGAATCAAGTTATTGCCCTACATTCAAATCaggatttaaaaacaataaaagtttagttggatttttttgtttttttgtcatttcgagTGAGGTCACTCATTGTATGTATTTATCTTGAACATTGAattcgtttacatcaataatgcaATGAATGAATTTGGACTACCGGCTGACTATCTATTGGTAACAATTGCTGCACGTGACCAGAATCGTCGCATGCTTTTGTATCTTTTATCATTCAATATTTACAGACTTTCAATGAAACAtacggaaaaaaattgtgtgCGAGGAGTTCAAGTAGGCGTTGCCTTGATAGGACGTCAAAATTTTCGCTCGGTGGAGGCATTTTTCTTAGAAGtaagaaataagaataaaaatagattaaaagAATATCGAATTCAGATGATGAACAATATTGTGAAGTGCGCTGTAgcttatggaaaaaaatcgtgaatatTTTATACACCGGACACATGTAAGGTGTTCAGAAGTTCCGGTGCCAAAGTTCCCAGTACCAAAAATGTATCAGCCCTGCTCCTGCAAACTAAAACGCACGGATCTGGATCAGTGAAAAATGTATCCTCTCGATAAAAACATCTTTGGTGGGATCCAACCTTTTACAGATTTATTCTACTTTTAAATAGCATTATTTTTATAGAAACCTATATGAAGCATTTGGCGGGGAGTTTCACGCTTCATTCCTTCCCTTGTTCTGGTATCTCTTGCGgtatttaccacatggttgACCTGACCGTAGTTATCTGTGCATGTTTACGTGTTTAAGAGATTACGTtgttttggctatgttggtaGAAAAGAAGAATAATATTTACAGACTTTCAATGTCAATGTATGCTTTCGTTATTGAACATGCTCCTGGGTGAACATTTCCTATTCCATTACTAGCGCCATCATTATCAACGGTATAATCACTTATTATTAATATCATGGTTGATGGAAGGTAAGCCCAGTGTTACATCAGCTTATCAGTGATTAGATATCCATAAAAGGCGCCGTATCATATCAGCATGGTCATTCTGGAGGGTTGCTATCGAGTTATCGGGTTCAGTTGACCGAAACAATCTGGCGGAATTGCACACACTCGACGGACTGTGACCACCGATCATGGGCGAAGAAACATCAATCGAAGTGACAGTCGAGGAGAATCAAATGTCTGAGGCGAAGCATGTTGAAACTGCTGAAGAAGTTCCAAAAAATGCGATAGATAGTGCTGCTACATCGACGACTAGCGATGGCATTCCGCAGTATTTGTACGATGCCATCGACAAGCTAGCTCCTGGCGAAGGATTCACGCCTGGTCAGTACAAGGTCTCCTTTGAAACGGGATCCGGAAAGGGCGATGGATTTGTGGGGGAAATGTTCCGAGCCTACATTAGAGAAGGCGATCGGAATATGACTGTGCTCTGCAAGATTCCACCGAGAAACGAAGCACGTCGAAGGCAGTTCGGTTCTTTGGCGATCTTCGAAAGAGAAGTGTTGGCGTATTCGAAGTTGCTGCCGGCTATGTACGAGTTTCAACGGGAGCGAGGAGTCACCGAGGAGCTTAAGTTGGGATTCTTCAATGCTCCCAAGTGCTATTACGCTGCTCATGAAGAATCTTTGGAACAGTCCGTGGTAGTGATGGACGATTTGCGGCTCGAAGGATATCGGATGTGGAACAAGCTGGTACCGGTAAACTACGAGCACGTCCGATTGATGATGATAAAACTGGGTAAACTGCATGCAGTTTCGTTTGCCTTGAAAGATCAACGACCGGAAGTTTTTGAGCAGTTCAAGGTACCGGATCCGATGTCTTCAATTATGTTGCAAATCGAAGGGTTTCAACAGGTCATGCTACATTCTTTAGATCGAGCGATAGCCCTAGTGGATTCTGGTGAGACGAAAACTCTCTTGAAGCTGCAGAACTTGCGGGAGAATTTGATGACCGATCTTGTCAAAATGAGCGAGTCGCCAGGTGCTGAACCTTATGCTATTCTAGGACATGGCGACTGTTGGGTCAATAACATGATGTATCTGTATCAGGTATCGCTTTGAACATGTGACCTTACTTTAGAATTGGATTCTAACGCATACTCGGTTGTTTCAGAACGGTGCTCCCAAAGAGATGGTGATGGTGGATTGGCAAATATGTCGGTACGTGTCGCCAGCACTGGATTTGGTGTACTTCCTGTTTTGCTGCACCGATGAACAGTTCCGTCGGCAGCACTACGACGATATGATTCGAACGTATTACGCTTCGTTGAGGGAGCTGCTGGAGAAGCTCGGAGGAGACGCCACTCGTCAGTTCCCTTATACCGCTTTGCTCAGGCAGCTTAGGCGATTTGGACGATTCGGACTGATAATGGCTACCTTCGTGATACCGATTCTGTGTATAGACAATGCAGATATTCCCGATTTGGATGAGCAAGCGGAGAAGCACAAGGATATGCAAGAAGTGGACATGAGCGCATTTATTCCTAAGGAGAAGGCCGACATTAAGTATCGGAATCGCATGGGAGGTGTGATCCGAGATATGGTTAAGTTTGGTTACCTGTAGGCTTTATTCAACAAAGCAGAATAATGATGTGTTTTTTATCGGAAATATAAGCTTGATAAACTCAAAACTTTGTCCATTTTTATCCTCATCAAGTTTACTGCTTTCGTAGTTCTCGGCCTGTTTGTTAGAATAGGTTTTTTGAGGGTGTTTGTATTTGCTCAAAATGTACAACGATTTCACACATACCGAGAAATAACAGTTTACAACTTACAAAAGTAGACCACAAATGTGGAAGCTATATACGAGctttattaaaatctatttaCCTCTTCTTAATACAAATCTTAcgattttaagtaacattttctGCTACAATTGCTTGTAATTTGTTGACAGTAGTTTATCCATTTTGCAATTCTCCAATAACCGAAAGACGTCGAAAACCAAAGGCTTGTCATTAACTTATCACAAACAATAATACCGAGTCTATTCTCGACAAACAATGACAAGCAAGAATTTCCTATTTCAAGTTTGTCAAACCAGTTTATTGCCTTGATCTGTTTGACAAAGCTCATAGGTAACCGAACTTAACCATATCTCGAATCACACCGCCCATTCGATTACGATACTTCAGCTCGGCCTTCCCCGTAGTCATGAACGCGCTCATATTCACTTCTTGCGTTTCCTTGAACTTCTCCGCCTGCTGGTCCAAATCGGGAATATCTGCGTTTTCCATACACAAAACTGGTATCACAAAAACAGCCATTATCAGACCGAATCGTCCAAATCGTCTAAGCTGCCGTAGCAGAGCCGTGTAAGGAAACTGACGAGTGGCATCCCCACCTAGCTTTTCCAGCAGCTCCTTCAACGAGGCGTAATACGTTCGAATCATATCGTCGTAGTGCTGCCGACGGAACTGTTCATCGGTGCAGCAGAACAGGAAATACACCAGATCCAGTACTGGCGACACGTACCGACATATTTGCCAATCCACCATTACCATTTCCTTGGGCACTCCATTCTGAAACAACGTTTTTACGTTACAATCCAATTTTTatagaaagttgttcaaagCCATACCTGATACAGATACATCATGTTATTGACCCAGCAATCACCGTGTCCAAGAACAGCATAAGGTTCAGCAGCAGTCGACTCACTCATTTTAACAAGGTCGCTCATCAAATTCTCCCGTAATTTCTGCAGCTTCTCGCGAGTTTTAGTCTCGTCAGGTTCCAACAGGCCCATTGCTCGATCCAAAGAGCTGAGCATGACCTGTTGAAACGGCTCGTTTTGCGACATAGCTGCAGCCATCGGATCCGGTACCTTGAACTGCTCAAAAACTTCCGGTCGTTGATCTTTCATGGCAAACGAAACTGCATGTAGTTTACCCAGTTTTATCATCATCAATCGGACGTGCTCGTAGTTCACCGGTACCAGCTTGTTCCACATCCGATATCCTTCGAGCCGCAAATCGTCCATCACTACCAAGGATTGTTCCAAAGATTCTTCGTGAGTTGCATAGTAACACTTGGGAGCATTGAAGAATCCCAACTTAAGCTCCTCGGTGACTCCTCGCTCCCGTTGAAACTCGTACATAGCCGGTAGAAACTTCGAATACGCCATCACCTCTCTTTCGAAGATCGCCAAAGAACCGAACTGCCTTCGACGTGCTTCGTTTCTCGGTGGAATCTTGCAGAGCACAATCAACTCCCGATCAGCTTCCCTAATGTAGGCCCGGAACATTTCCCCTACAAATCCATCGCCCTTTCCGGATCCCGGCTCGAAGGCGACCTTGAACTGACCTGGCGTGAATCCTTCGCCCGGAGCTAGCTTATCGATGGCATCGTACAAATACTGCGGGATACCATCGCTAGTCGTCGATTCAACATCACTGTCCATCGCTCTTTTCGGGACTTCTTCAGCTGTTTCAACAACCTCCGCCTCCGCCGAAATTCGATTCTCTCCGACGGCTGGCGCAGCGTCGGTTGATGTCTCTTCACCCATGGTTTTTTGTGGTCGGTTTGTCGAGTGTGTGTAGTCCGGCCGGAATGTGTCGAGTAACTGAATCCCATATCCCGAAAGCAGTCCTCGTGAAGAACCATACTGATATGATAAGGTTTGCCATTGACGGATATCTAATCAAAATATGTACCCCCGCTAGATGCTGGGTTTGCGAAGGAAATAATAATCAGAATGGTTTTGAACATTTCGTCGTAAACATTTTGGTTG from the Uranotaenia lowii strain MFRU-FL unplaced genomic scaffold, ASM2978415v1 HiC_scaffold_791, whole genome shotgun sequence genome contains:
- the LOC129760861 gene encoding uncharacterized oxidoreductase dhs-27-like, giving the protein MGEETSIEVTVEENQMSEAKHVETAEEVPKNAIDSAATSTTSDGIPQYLYDAIDKLAPGEGFTPGQYKVSFETGSGKGDGFVGEMFRAYIREGDRNMTVLCKIPPRNEARRRQFGSLAIFEREVLAYSKLLPAMYEFQRERGVTEELKLGFFNAPKCYYAAHEESLEQSVVVMDDLRLEGYRMWNKLVPVNYEHVRLMMIKLGKLHAVSFALKDQRPEVFEQFKVPDPMSSIMLQIEGFQQVMLHSLDRAIALVDSGETKTLLKLQNLRENLMTDLVKMSESPGAEPYAILGHGDCWVNNMMYLYQNGAPKEMVMVDWQICRYVSPALDLVYFLFCCTDEQFRRQHYDDMIRTYYASLRELLEKLGGDATRQFPYTALLRQLRRFGRFGLIMATFVIPILCIDNADIPDLDEQAEKHKDMQEVDMSAFIPKEKADIKYRNRMGGVIRDMVKFGYL
- the LOC129760860 gene encoding uncharacterized protein LOC129760860 → MGEETSTDAAPAVGENRISAEAEVVETAEEVPKRAMDSDVESTTSDGIPQYLYDAIDKLAPGEGFTPGQFKVAFEPGSGKGDGFVGEMFRAYIREADRELIVLCKIPPRNEARRRQFGSLAIFEREVMAYSKFLPAMYEFQRERGVTEELKLGFFNAPKCYYATHEESLEQSLVVMDDLRLEGYRMWNKLVPVNYEHVRLMMIKLGKLHAVSFAMKDQRPEVFEQFKVPDPMAAAMSQNEPFQQVMLSSLDRAMGLLEPDETKTREKLQKLRENLMSDLVKMSESTAAEPYAVLGHGDCWVNNMMYLYQNGVPKEMVMVDWQICRYVSPVLDLVYFLFCCTDEQFRRQHYDDMIRTYYASLKELLEKLGGDATRQFPYTALLRQLRRFGRFGLIMAVFVIPVLCMENADIPDLDQQAEKFKETQEVNMSAFMTTGKAELKYRNRMGGVIRDMVKFGYL